The proteins below are encoded in one region of Bremerella sp. P1:
- a CDS encoding MraY family glycosyltransferase, whose amino-acid sequence MTWSPGIAFAFIVAAMLPGLILSLITTFLVRRWAPKLGLVDLPNERKVHVIPTPLGGGIGIWVGLVVPFAIAQAIVWYASNHPDMTFSSSWLQRGWDFAQPHLAGYQEKAVPLWTLLTLATVLFTVGLLDDLTGLGWKIRLAVQFAVAATVVWFLDWKLSFFIDIPWIPEIVTLFWIVALINSFNMLDNMDGLSAGIAGIGSFMLASVLLLAPDPTTAGPQLFVGGFLLVLTGSILGFLYHNRPPAKIFMGDAGSYLIGFCMAVMTILATFGSYENNRQHAILAPLCILAVPLYDLITVLYIRIRQGRSPFEADKCHFSHRLVEMGFSKTSAVLVIYLLTMTCGLGALLLHMVNLIGAVFVLLLVFCVLCLIALIEKAARRKERNRSE is encoded by the coding sequence GTGACCTGGAGCCCTGGCATTGCCTTTGCTTTTATCGTCGCGGCGATGTTGCCGGGGTTGATTCTGTCGCTCATCACGACCTTTTTGGTACGTCGCTGGGCCCCGAAACTGGGCCTGGTCGATCTTCCTAATGAGCGAAAAGTGCACGTGATTCCCACGCCACTTGGGGGCGGCATCGGCATTTGGGTCGGTCTCGTTGTTCCATTCGCCATCGCCCAGGCCATCGTCTGGTACGCATCGAATCACCCCGACATGACCTTTAGTTCCAGTTGGCTGCAGCGTGGCTGGGACTTTGCACAGCCCCACCTGGCTGGGTATCAAGAGAAAGCGGTTCCGCTTTGGACCCTTTTGACCCTGGCAACCGTCCTGTTCACGGTAGGGCTACTCGACGATTTGACCGGCCTGGGCTGGAAGATTCGTCTTGCCGTTCAGTTTGCTGTTGCCGCGACAGTCGTTTGGTTTCTCGATTGGAAACTCAGTTTTTTCATCGATATTCCTTGGATACCGGAAATCGTCACGTTGTTCTGGATCGTGGCGTTGATCAACTCGTTCAACATGCTCGACAACATGGACGGGCTTTCGGCGGGAATCGCCGGAATTGGATCGTTCATGTTGGCCTCGGTCCTTTTATTAGCCCCTGATCCAACCACGGCCGGCCCCCAGCTTTTTGTCGGTGGTTTTTTGCTGGTGCTTACCGGATCGATCCTTGGCTTTCTTTACCACAATCGACCGCCAGCGAAGATCTTTATGGGAGACGCCGGCAGTTACCTGATTGGTTTTTGCATGGCCGTGATGACCATCCTGGCGACTTTCGGCAGCTACGAAAATAACCGCCAGCATGCGATCCTAGCTCCCCTGTGCATTCTGGCAGTGCCGCTGTACGACTTGATCACCGTGCTCTACATCCGCATTCGGCAAGGACGCAGTCCGTTCGAGGCCGACAAGTGCCATTTTTCCCACCGCCTGGTCGAGATGGGCTTCAGCAAGACCAGCGCCGTTTTAGTGATCTACTTGCTGACGATGACATGCGGCCTGGGTGCGTTGCTGCTGCACATGGTCAATTTGATTGGGGCCGTGTTTGTCTTACTGTTGGTGTTTTGTGTACTCTGTCTGATCGCCTTGATCGAAAAGGCGGCCCGTCGTAAAGAACGGAATCGAAGCGAATAG
- a CDS encoding DUF1559 family PulG-like putative transporter — MKSNVSRATSVRRGFTLVELLVVIAIIGILVGLTLPAVQAAREAARRAQCQNNLKQIGLALINSESEKGSLPIAVDSNNFTWIAKILPELEQGNLYDTLNLTVSASAAANAPFLETQLEMLQCPSDPEMGDNASVSDVGITNYAGSQGYLCGVDAQQFNGGSATAVSGSLSRPPFVAAAPYASKKVDLGGVFRPNLPTNLAKVSDGLSNTVLVAEVTAAGFTGSSDVTQTDSGESAFITSSSGHARSALIGVYYSGSGVTVGSVSTSGYEPGGTATPGAGLFAPVFISGESINTNRNSACTAHNVEQCVMGDGSVKSLPLTTDHAVWMQLTAMADGTVIN; from the coding sequence ATGAAAAGTAATGTCTCTCGCGCGACGAGCGTACGTCGCGGCTTCACGCTTGTGGAGCTCCTCGTCGTGATTGCGATTATTGGGATTCTGGTTGGTTTGACCCTTCCTGCCGTGCAAGCAGCCCGCGAAGCGGCCCGTCGTGCCCAGTGTCAGAACAATTTGAAGCAGATTGGCCTCGCGCTGATCAACTCGGAATCTGAAAAGGGTTCATTGCCCATCGCCGTCGATTCCAACAATTTCACATGGATCGCGAAAATTCTGCCTGAGTTGGAACAGGGCAACCTGTACGATACCCTGAATCTTACCGTCAGTGCTTCGGCCGCCGCGAACGCGCCGTTCCTGGAGACGCAATTGGAAATGCTCCAATGCCCTTCCGACCCGGAAATGGGTGATAACGCGTCGGTATCTGACGTAGGCATCACGAACTACGCGGGTTCGCAAGGTTACCTTTGCGGTGTCGACGCCCAGCAATTCAATGGTGGTTCCGCCACCGCAGTCTCAGGGTCACTTTCGCGTCCCCCATTCGTTGCGGCCGCGCCTTATGCAAGCAAGAAGGTTGACTTGGGTGGTGTCTTTCGGCCAAATCTGCCAACCAACCTAGCCAAAGTATCGGACGGCCTTTCCAACACGGTATTGGTTGCCGAGGTGACGGCCGCTGGCTTTACCGGCAGCTCGGACGTTACGCAGACTGACTCGGGTGAATCCGCGTTTATTACGTCGAGCTCGGGTCACGCTCGGTCGGCCTTGATTGGGGTCTATTACAGCGGCTCCGGAGTAACCGTGGGTAGCGTCAGTACCTCGGGTTATGAACCAGGCGGAACTGCGACCCCGGGTGCGGGATTGTTTGCCCCTGTTTTCATTTCCGGAGAGTCCATCAACACGAACCGGAACAGTGCCTGTACGGCACACAACGTCGAACAGTGCGTCATGGGTGATGGATCGGTCAAATCGTTGCCACTGACGACCGATCACGCCGTCTGGATGCAATTGACGGCCATGGCTGACGGAACCGTGATCAACTAA
- a CDS encoding DUF1573 domain-containing protein, translated as MKPIALVIVCLLIGSAAGYGVAYRDATLPNHFGPITDPDQAWKSIPISEDAPQAVVQGGPVFVFGRMELNSVGKHTFVVKNEGKGMLELTMEGTTCKCTMADLEEGDTLQVPPGESTDIKLEWRPKSYSEDFAQTARIATNDPRNTLLELRITGSVVKAIVLDPTEVRFTNLAAGETRKAAAKVLSFKEDAFEIKDLSITGSQSELLTATQRPLTEEELKQSNGALAGYLVEVEVKPGLPLGTNRHTIVAHTTSEFAPELEIPVTSFLVGDISVIAIKKYDRDKSVLYLNKLKKAEGTTTKLFLIVKGPHRNDVNVKVAETFPDYMKVEVGEPESINNGSVRKIPLSVDIPAGVPEGNFLGPERKDLGKIALSVEGHPEIQEVNIGVYFSVE; from the coding sequence ATGAAACCTATTGCCCTTGTGATTGTCTGTCTGCTAATTGGCTCCGCAGCCGGTTATGGCGTCGCCTACCGCGACGCGACACTCCCCAATCACTTCGGTCCGATTACCGATCCGGATCAAGCGTGGAAGTCGATTCCCATTTCGGAAGACGCCCCTCAGGCAGTCGTTCAAGGGGGCCCGGTCTTCGTATTTGGTCGCATGGAACTGAACTCGGTCGGCAAGCACACGTTTGTTGTGAAAAACGAAGGGAAGGGGATGCTTGAATTGACCATGGAAGGCACCACCTGCAAGTGTACCATGGCTGACCTGGAAGAAGGGGACACGCTACAAGTTCCCCCAGGCGAGTCGACCGACATCAAACTGGAGTGGCGTCCCAAGAGTTATTCTGAAGACTTCGCCCAGACGGCCCGCATCGCAACCAACGATCCGCGAAACACGCTGCTCGAATTGCGCATCACCGGCAGCGTGGTGAAGGCCATTGTTCTCGATCCGACCGAAGTCCGCTTCACCAACCTGGCTGCCGGCGAAACACGTAAAGCAGCGGCCAAAGTCTTGAGCTTCAAGGAAGACGCGTTTGAGATCAAAGACCTCAGCATAACGGGTAGCCAGTCCGAACTGCTCACAGCGACCCAACGTCCTTTGACGGAAGAAGAACTGAAACAGTCCAATGGGGCCCTGGCCGGGTATTTAGTGGAAGTCGAAGTAAAGCCGGGTCTGCCGCTGGGTACGAATCGCCATACGATTGTGGCCCACACCACCAGCGAATTCGCTCCTGAGCTTGAGATTCCCGTCACCAGCTTCCTGGTGGGCGATATCTCAGTCATCGCGATTAAGAAGTACGATCGCGACAAATCGGTTCTCTACCTCAATAAGCTGAAGAAGGCTGAAGGAACTACGACCAAACTATTCCTGATTGTGAAAGGCCCGCACCGTAACGACGTTAATGTGAAAGTCGCTGAGACGTTTCCTGACTACATGAAGGTCGAAGTTGGTGAGCCTGAGTCGATCAACAACGGCAGTGTCCGCAAGATCCCTCTTTCGGTTGACATTCCTGCTGGCGTGCCGGAAGGCAATTTCCTGGGACCAGAGCGTAAGGATTTGGGGAAAATCGCTCTATCTGTGGAAGGACACCCTGAGATCCAAGAGGTCAATATTGGTGTTTATTTCTCAGTCGAGTAG
- a CDS encoding 3'-5' exoribonuclease YhaM family protein, with protein sequence MARRSITQLGENESINEVYVASSKQLRPNRQGNLYLQMQLSDKSGAVNAMMWNANEGIYKRFEDGDYIRIQGTSQFYNGAMQVIVSHIEKVDARDVDESDFMQVSPQRMDAMLKELAEHLRSIRNIHLRNLAECFLIDEALIARFRKSPAAVKNHHAYEGGLLEHVVNLIKVGKAIVPFYPQVDEDLLVLGILFHDLGKVDELSSGKGLAYSDEGQLIGHLVSGVSIVDRLTKEAEKLGGEPFPEELALRIKHMVVSHHGKLEYGSPKVPMTAEALALHYIDSLDAHMHGFEKLLADDVNTDSRWTTYSPQFGRKLYKGGHS encoded by the coding sequence ATGGCCAGAAGAAGCATTACGCAGTTGGGTGAAAATGAAAGCATCAACGAGGTTTACGTCGCCTCCAGTAAGCAGCTTCGTCCCAATCGCCAGGGTAACCTCTATCTGCAAATGCAACTCTCCGACAAGTCGGGTGCCGTCAACGCAATGATGTGGAACGCCAACGAAGGCATCTACAAGCGTTTTGAAGATGGTGATTACATCCGAATCCAAGGGACATCGCAGTTCTACAATGGGGCCATGCAGGTCATCGTTTCACATATCGAGAAAGTCGATGCCCGCGATGTTGATGAATCCGACTTCATGCAGGTCAGTCCCCAACGCATGGATGCCATGCTCAAGGAACTCGCCGAGCATTTGCGGTCGATCCGCAATATTCATCTGCGAAACTTGGCCGAGTGCTTCCTGATCGACGAGGCACTAATTGCTCGCTTCCGTAAATCGCCGGCCGCGGTAAAGAACCACCACGCCTACGAAGGCGGTTTGCTGGAGCATGTCGTCAATCTGATCAAGGTCGGCAAGGCAATTGTGCCGTTCTACCCGCAGGTCGACGAAGATCTGTTGGTCTTGGGCATTCTGTTCCACGACCTGGGCAAAGTCGACGAACTAAGTTCCGGTAAGGGCCTTGCTTACAGTGACGAAGGCCAGTTGATCGGGCACCTGGTGAGCGGGGTAAGTATCGTCGATCGACTGACCAAGGAAGCCGAAAAGCTGGGTGGTGAGCCTTTCCCTGAAGAGCTTGCCCTGCGGATCAAGCACATGGTCGTCAGCCACCATGGGAAGCTTGAGTATGGCAGCCCGAAGGTTCCGATGACGGCGGAAGCGCTCGCTTTGCACTACATCGATAGCCTGGATGCCCACATGCACGGCTTCGAGAAGCTGCTTGCCGACGATGTGAACACTGACAGCCGCTGGACGACCTATAGTCCTCAGTTCGGCCGGAAGCTTTACAAGGGTGGGCACTCGTAA
- a CDS encoding porin yields the protein MKMDWKAAMLAAAMMVGGSTVASAQEAGIYDASQVSYNAIASDCGCATDVACGCDAAPTCGSTCGCYSDCCCGGMDWFGCCEHGDAWTLFGENDCGVTIGGWVSAGYYGNFRGVNTNNGNAPVAFRQISNAPTLNQAWLYVEKAADAETYCFDLGYRVDAMWGADGPDTQSFGYGDRYRWDNGWNSATTADGEALYGSAIPQAYLTAAWGDWEVKVGHFYTIIGYEVVTAPDNFFYSYAYTMNYGEPFTHGGILATYSGVEDTTLWGGYTQGWDTAFDNWEAQATFLGGISRDLSDSTSFTWAVNVGDWGKTNGGNIYMNSFVLTHDMGCGWSYVFQHDLGVQSNLGTGNENNYWYGVNQYLFKEINDCWAFGGRAEWFCDEDGSRVGFGPGNYYALTLGANWKPNANVIVRPEVRLEKFDDLDNGGGTPYAEGTHDDCVFYGVDAIFTF from the coding sequence ATGAAAATGGATTGGAAGGCCGCCATGTTGGCAGCCGCAATGATGGTCGGCGGTTCGACCGTCGCTTCGGCTCAGGAAGCTGGTATTTATGATGCCAGCCAGGTGAGCTACAACGCAATCGCTTCCGATTGTGGTTGTGCGACGGATGTAGCTTGTGGCTGCGATGCTGCTCCGACCTGTGGTTCGACTTGTGGCTGCTACAGCGATTGCTGCTGTGGTGGCATGGATTGGTTCGGTTGCTGTGAACACGGCGACGCTTGGACCCTGTTTGGCGAAAACGACTGCGGTGTCACCATCGGTGGTTGGGTTTCGGCTGGTTACTATGGCAACTTCCGTGGTGTTAACACCAACAACGGAAATGCCCCGGTTGCCTTCCGTCAAATCTCCAACGCTCCGACGCTGAACCAAGCTTGGTTGTACGTCGAAAAGGCCGCTGACGCTGAAACCTACTGCTTCGATCTCGGTTACCGAGTTGACGCTATGTGGGGTGCTGACGGTCCTGACACGCAATCTTTCGGTTACGGCGATCGTTACCGCTGGGACAACGGCTGGAACTCGGCCACGACCGCTGACGGCGAAGCCCTCTACGGTTCGGCTATTCCTCAAGCTTACCTGACCGCCGCTTGGGGCGACTGGGAAGTTAAGGTCGGTCACTTCTACACCATCATTGGTTACGAAGTCGTTACCGCTCCGGACAACTTCTTCTACAGCTACGCCTACACGATGAACTACGGCGAGCCGTTCACCCACGGTGGTATCCTCGCTACCTACAGCGGTGTCGAAGACACGACTCTGTGGGGCGGTTACACCCAAGGTTGGGACACGGCTTTCGACAACTGGGAAGCTCAAGCGACCTTCCTCGGTGGTATCAGCCGTGACCTGTCCGACAGCACCAGCTTCACTTGGGCTGTTAACGTCGGCGACTGGGGTAAGACCAACGGCGGTAACATCTACATGAACAGCTTCGTGCTGACTCATGACATGGGATGTGGTTGGAGCTACGTGTTCCAGCACGACCTGGGTGTTCAGTCGAACTTGGGTACCGGTAACGAAAACAACTACTGGTACGGTGTGAACCAATACCTGTTCAAGGAAATCAACGATTGCTGGGCATTCGGTGGTCGTGCTGAATGGTTCTGCGACGAAGACGGCTCGCGTGTTGGCTTCGGTCCAGGCAACTACTATGCCTTGACCCTCGGTGCGAACTGGAAGCCAAATGCGAACGTGATCGTTCGTCCAGAAGTTCGCCTCGAGAAGTTTGATGACCTGGACAACGGTGGCGGCACGCCATACGCCGAAGGCACGCACGATGACTGTGTGTTCTACGGTGTCGACGCTATCTTCACCTTCTAA
- a CDS encoding DUF4416 family protein — protein MGEIQDPRKILPIVAAFSCHSEALEWGKSQAEAAWGEIALVSEPFLLTETTYYDQEMGPGQYKQFWAFSQLRSPGDLPDWKRKSNGWEEQYAQTGQWPEERPLNLDPGYISEAKLVLATTKDRDHRIYLRDGIYAEVTLHFRRKAWTSWPWTYPDYQRPEYHEFFDRCRAYLRQQMTS, from the coding sequence TTGGGAGAGATCCAAGATCCACGCAAGATCTTACCGATTGTCGCCGCATTTAGTTGCCATAGCGAAGCCCTCGAATGGGGCAAATCGCAGGCCGAAGCCGCCTGGGGCGAGATCGCCCTGGTCAGCGAACCCTTCTTGTTGACCGAAACAACGTACTACGACCAGGAAATGGGGCCCGGTCAATACAAGCAGTTCTGGGCCTTTTCTCAGCTGCGATCTCCCGGCGATCTTCCCGATTGGAAACGAAAGTCCAACGGTTGGGAAGAACAATACGCTCAAACAGGCCAGTGGCCTGAAGAGCGTCCTTTGAACCTCGACCCAGGGTACATTTCCGAGGCCAAGCTGGTCTTAGCGACTACCAAGGATCGTGATCACCGCATTTATTTGCGGGATGGGATCTATGCCGAGGTCACGCTGCACTTTCGCCGAAAGGCCTGGACCTCGTGGCCGTGGACCTATCCCGATTACCAACGGCCGGAGTACCACGAGTTCTTCGATCGTTGCCGGGCCTACCTGCGACAGCAAATGACCTCTTAG
- a CDS encoding O-antigen ligase family protein — protein sequence MAAKPKKDRRPTNEPSGSSILPNFVGTGIAFLAVVTPLVSSEGSPDRGAELWLAVAWCLLLVLWGATALMKPKLEIRWSWTETCLAGFLIWLAISTWFVAGEGNLRAAFNSFWDYAHLLIAYFLIRQWVVNDAQRHAMLSTMICLAVFVSSFAVYQYLVEMPAQRAAYAASPEQFLLDNGIDPTPGNPLRSLFENRLNSTEPTATFTLTNSLAGFLVPWILISLGWLKNSFSVETNWKRVGGLALAIVLLGICLLLTKSRTAWLATLFGLTLLGLYGTSMGRRVSWIIPAAGLSIFLGLFMLGFVTGVLDVEVLSEAPKSVLYRLQYWQGAAAIIADHPVFGCGLANFQGYYPEFMLPMASETVADPHNFIFEVWASAGTPALLLLVAAMVFWTLRIARDPQPTDETTETSKPDNEEDAQSALPLWLGAGLALVFAPLLQMIMQEVPPDFMPLFIGIIPTGFVAWTLWGKPITQNLRLWLSIAVAALVINLLAAGGISFPSVAGSLYLLAAIASPARPSVLLEDFQRKLVPLGIGAIGLMVVTLWGIQPSQARRTQMSLSTLAARRGDWRAMEQHAKLATAADTWSKEGPSALANVYYQGWVNNADASLEARQPLLDSFEDALAVTFTRAGHSFPLHASAGQWMLDIYRQSDDPDHLLSAIDHYREAARLFPNRAIHHAELAWALHLAGLKEESVAHAEEALRLDKLNPHAERDLERLKVHDPGPWKTVENQKPGPDPELSAKQVVENLRTMGG from the coding sequence ATGGCAGCCAAACCCAAGAAAGATCGACGTCCGACCAACGAGCCCTCCGGCAGTTCGATACTGCCCAACTTCGTGGGAACCGGTATCGCATTTCTAGCCGTCGTCACTCCGCTTGTTTCAAGCGAAGGCTCTCCCGATCGGGGCGCAGAGCTATGGCTCGCGGTCGCGTGGTGTTTGCTGTTGGTGCTCTGGGGCGCGACCGCCCTGATGAAGCCGAAGCTTGAGATCCGCTGGAGCTGGACCGAAACCTGCCTGGCAGGCTTCCTGATCTGGCTGGCCATTTCCACCTGGTTTGTCGCCGGCGAAGGAAATCTCCGAGCAGCATTCAACAGCTTCTGGGACTACGCCCATTTATTGATTGCGTACTTTCTGATTCGGCAATGGGTGGTAAACGATGCGCAGCGTCATGCGATGCTTTCGACAATGATCTGTCTCGCTGTGTTTGTTTCCTCGTTTGCCGTCTATCAATACCTGGTCGAGATGCCCGCGCAGCGTGCGGCCTATGCGGCCAGCCCCGAACAGTTTCTGCTGGACAACGGCATCGATCCCACCCCAGGCAATCCCCTTCGATCCCTATTCGAGAATCGCCTGAACAGTACCGAACCGACCGCTACGTTCACGCTGACCAACTCTTTGGCCGGCTTCCTCGTACCGTGGATTTTGATTTCGCTTGGTTGGTTGAAGAACTCGTTTTCAGTCGAGACGAATTGGAAACGGGTTGGCGGTCTGGCTTTAGCCATCGTGCTATTGGGGATCTGTCTACTGCTAACCAAAAGCCGTACCGCCTGGCTAGCGACTCTATTTGGACTGACCTTATTGGGACTGTACGGAACGTCGATGGGCCGACGCGTCTCATGGATCATTCCGGCCGCAGGCCTGAGCATCTTTCTGGGCCTGTTCATGCTGGGCTTCGTTACCGGAGTGCTGGATGTCGAGGTCTTGAGCGAAGCACCCAAGTCCGTGCTCTATCGACTTCAGTATTGGCAAGGAGCAGCGGCGATCATTGCGGACCATCCGGTCTTTGGTTGCGGGCTCGCCAACTTCCAGGGTTACTACCCGGAGTTCATGCTGCCGATGGCTAGTGAAACCGTGGCCGACCCGCACAACTTTATCTTTGAAGTCTGGGCATCCGCTGGTACGCCGGCACTTTTGCTGCTGGTGGCGGCGATGGTTTTCTGGACGCTTCGTATTGCTCGTGATCCGCAGCCCACGGATGAGACCACGGAGACCTCCAAACCCGACAACGAAGAGGACGCACAGTCCGCCTTGCCACTCTGGCTTGGTGCTGGGTTGGCACTGGTTTTTGCACCGCTGCTGCAGATGATCATGCAGGAAGTTCCGCCTGACTTCATGCCGCTCTTTATTGGAATCATCCCGACCGGATTCGTCGCGTGGACGCTTTGGGGCAAGCCGATCACACAAAACCTGCGCTTGTGGCTGAGCATTGCGGTAGCTGCGTTGGTGATCAATTTACTGGCGGCCGGCGGCATCAGCTTTCCAAGCGTCGCCGGGTCTCTGTACCTGCTCGCGGCGATTGCGTCGCCGGCACGTCCGAGTGTCCTGCTGGAAGACTTCCAACGGAAGCTTGTTCCGCTTGGCATCGGGGCTATTGGGCTGATGGTCGTGACGCTGTGGGGCATTCAACCTTCGCAGGCACGCCGAACCCAGATGAGCCTATCAACGCTTGCCGCACGCCGCGGCGATTGGCGGGCCATGGAACAGCACGCCAAACTGGCGACCGCGGCCGATACCTGGAGCAAAGAAGGACCATCCGCGCTGGCCAATGTGTACTATCAAGGTTGGGTGAACAACGCGGATGCCAGCCTCGAGGCCCGGCAACCACTCTTGGATAGTTTTGAGGATGCGTTAGCCGTTACCTTCACACGTGCCGGTCACTCGTTTCCGCTTCACGCTTCGGCAGGTCAGTGGATGTTGGACATCTATCGCCAGTCGGACGATCCCGATCATTTGCTTTCGGCCATCGACCATTATCGCGAAGCGGCACGCCTGTTTCCCAATCGAGCGATTCACCATGCCGAGCTGGCTTGGGCCCTTCATTTGGCGGGTTTGAAAGAAGAAAGTGTCGCTCATGCTGAAGAAGCGTTACGGCTGGACAAATTGAATCCGCACGCCGAACGCGACCTCGAACGCCTAAAAGTCCATGATCCTGGCCCCTGGAAAACCGTCGAGAACCAGAAGCCGGGGCCCGATCCGGAACTTTCTGCCAAACAAGTTGTTGAGAATCTGCGTACAATGGGAGGGTAG
- the proS gene encoding proline--tRNA ligase translates to MAKAPKNAISPTREADYPEWYQQVIKAADLAEVSPVRGCMVIKPWGWGIWENMQKVLDGMFKDTGHENAYFPLFIPMSFLEKEAEHVEGFAKECAVVTHHRLEPGPDGGLVPAGKLDEPLIVRPTSETIIGAMYAKWVQSYRDLPILINQWANVVRWELRTRMFLRTAEFLWQEGHTAHATKEEALFETRQMLDVYADFAENYMAMPVIKGEKPSWERFPGADMTVSIEAMMQDRKALQAGTSHFLGQNFSKAQEIKFQSAEGTEEFAWTTSWGVSTRLVGGLIMTHSDDDGLVVPPRLAPKHIVILPIYRSDEEKATVLAFCDELEAKLKAQSYDGAPVRVMMDDRDLRGGEKTWYHIKRGVPVRVEVGPRDVASGSVFVGRRDQTPKDKQGIPVDQFVAGIADMLSEIQDGLFEKAKKLREDNTRKVDSIDELKKWFTPKSDDKPEIHGGFAYVHCADVKEVEEELKKLKLTARCIPVDGDDEPGKCLFTGQDVARRMVIAKAY, encoded by the coding sequence ATGGCCAAGGCGCCCAAGAATGCAATTAGCCCGACTCGCGAAGCGGACTATCCCGAGTGGTATCAACAGGTGATCAAGGCCGCTGATCTGGCCGAGGTATCTCCCGTACGCGGATGCATGGTGATCAAACCGTGGGGCTGGGGTATTTGGGAGAACATGCAGAAAGTTCTCGATGGCATGTTCAAGGACACCGGCCACGAGAATGCGTATTTCCCCCTCTTTATCCCGATGAGCTTTTTGGAAAAAGAGGCCGAGCACGTCGAAGGCTTTGCCAAGGAATGTGCAGTCGTCACGCATCACCGCCTGGAACCTGGCCCAGACGGAGGCCTGGTACCGGCCGGCAAACTGGATGAACCACTGATTGTGCGTCCAACCAGTGAAACGATCATCGGCGCCATGTACGCCAAGTGGGTCCAGTCGTACCGCGATTTGCCTATCCTGATCAATCAGTGGGCCAACGTCGTTCGTTGGGAACTGCGTACCCGCATGTTTCTGCGGACAGCCGAGTTCCTGTGGCAAGAAGGTCACACGGCGCATGCCACCAAGGAAGAGGCCCTGTTTGAAACGCGTCAGATGCTCGACGTCTACGCCGACTTCGCCGAAAACTACATGGCCATGCCGGTCATCAAAGGCGAGAAGCCATCGTGGGAACGCTTCCCGGGGGCTGACATGACGGTCAGCATCGAAGCCATGATGCAGGACCGCAAAGCCCTGCAAGCAGGCACATCCCACTTCCTGGGCCAGAACTTCTCAAAGGCCCAGGAGATCAAGTTCCAGTCGGCCGAAGGGACCGAGGAATTTGCCTGGACCACGTCGTGGGGCGTTTCGACGCGTCTGGTCGGCGGTCTGATTATGACCCACAGCGACGACGATGGCTTGGTCGTCCCGCCGCGACTGGCCCCAAAACACATCGTGATCCTGCCGATCTACCGCAGCGATGAAGAGAAGGCTACGGTTCTCGCGTTCTGCGATGAATTGGAAGCTAAGCTCAAGGCGCAGTCCTACGACGGTGCCCCGGTTCGCGTGATGATGGACGATCGTGACCTGCGAGGCGGTGAGAAGACTTGGTATCACATCAAACGTGGCGTGCCGGTTCGCGTTGAAGTTGGCCCGCGTGATGTGGCCTCGGGAAGTGTGTTCGTTGGCCGCCGTGACCAAACGCCGAAAGACAAGCAGGGCATCCCGGTCGATCAGTTCGTCGCAGGGATTGCCGACATGCTTTCCGAGATTCAAGATGGCTTGTTCGAGAAAGCGAAGAAGCTACGCGAGGACAACACGCGTAAGGTCGACTCGATCGATGAACTGAAGAAGTGGTTCACTCCGAAAAGCGACGATAAGCCTGAAATCCATGGTGGCTTCGCTTACGTCCACTGTGCCGATGTGAAAGAAGTCGAGGAAGAGCTGAAGAAGCTGAAACTAACGGCCCGCTGCATTCCTGTTGACGGTGACGACGAACCAGGGAAGTGCTTGTTCACCGGGCAGGATGTTGCCCGCAGGATGGTGATCGCCAAGGCTTACTAA